The stretch of DNA aggcacacccactaactaccataatatcaaccgTTACCCATTTTTGAATGGTGTTAACATAATTCTtttgaccaatataccctttaCACTAAGACTTCAAACAAAGTCTTGGTTGTAAATACAATTttaagaccattttacccttccaATTAAAACAAGTGAACCACTCCTTCTTCCTCAATCGAACGAAATAACTCACCGCCACCGTTCAGCTCTGCAACCCCTTTGCAACCGTCGTCAAAGTGCTCTTCAACCGACGAAGCTCGCAACCGTCATCGAAGTTGTAGATTTCATAGATCCGAAATGCTCTCAGGAATTTGACTAGATATCGAATTCTCACTGGATTCTCTACTGTTAACAGATTATATGAAGGAAACAATGCTTGTAAGCCCTTCAACTCTGTAATATCCACTGATATTTCACCTGAAAACCGATTGTGAGAGAGGTCAAGAAGTACTAGACCAGATTTTTCTGTTGTTGCTGCAATTTTACTCGGTAGAAGACTAGAGATATTGTTGGAACTTAGGTCCAGAACAAGTAGCTTCTCCGACAATATGAATCTCGGCGAAATGTCATATTTCAGGCTATTGAAGGAGAGATTGAGCACCTTTAAAGCTCGCAAAGATGAAATGCAAGTGGGAATCCCTCCGACAATGGAGTTATTTGCGAGATTGAGGACTGTGAGTGAATCAACTGAAGTAGAGAAGCAAGGAATCcctgaaacaaaaaataaataaataaataaataataaaagagcTGAAATTGTATTTGGCGGAAGTCACTAGATTTGATTTGAACTTGGGTATGGAACTCACAATAGAAGAGGATTCGGGAGGGGAGACTCTAAGGTTTTAAGTTGCCTTCAAAGGGGCTTCCTTCTCTCCAAATCTCAGACCCCAAGGAACATGCACCAAGGACTTCAAACTCTCTGATTAGGTCTGCAAGTACCACCCAGAAAGAGGACTAGAAATGAAGCTTTAAGATTAAAAGAAAAGGCAGAAGTTCTCTGTGCAGCAgcacaggctgcacccagacacatgggctgccTATTCAAGGATCAagatgatcattttgcccaccctcatgtgtctgggcgcagtcTGCGGTGCTGTACAAAGAACATTTAGCCTAGAGGAAATTAGGAAGAAGGAGGGCAAGAAATAAGGAGCAACGTAAAGGgactaagagagagagggagagactgaTAAAAACGAAACCTCGGTGGACAAGATTATTTTGTCGTCGTCTCTCTAAATCTGTTATGCTTCTAtcaccaaaaaaccaaaagcccGAAAATGGAAACTACCCCTGGGTTTCTGCCTTCCCTTGGTTTTTTCTCAAACATAAAACAAACTTTCCTTTAAATACCCAATAAAACTCCCTCTGATttgaaaataaaccaaaatccCTCTCAAaaccatctctctttctttatgtaagtatTATCTGT from Telopea speciosissima isolate NSW1024214 ecotype Mountain lineage unplaced genomic scaffold, Tspe_v1 Tspe_v1.0358, whole genome shotgun sequence encodes:
- the LOC122648003 gene encoding receptor-like protein CLAVATA2 encodes the protein IPCFSTSVDSLTVLNLANNSIVGGIPTCISSLRALKVLNLSFNSLKYDISPRFILSEKLLVLDLSSNNISSLLPSKIAATTEKSGLVLLDLSHNRFSGEISVDITELKGLQALFPSYNLLTVENPVRIRYLVKFLRAFRIYEIYNFDDGCELRRLKSTLTTVAKGLQS